The DNA sequence GGTAAGTTATATCTATGTTGATATTCATGCTCAATCATtggaattttaaatttaatttaaaatattttatatattatcatgtgttactaaatgcgcataaaggtttatgtttatagtataagttgacaagattatttttatcaaaatttatgtgattgaagttttgtttctatttgttaaagtttttttattttttattaattgtgatattttagattttttaaataaattttaaattatttacatgttttaaagtattttcataattaaacatgAAGTCTGACTTGTTGACACAACGTTTCAACTAGTGACCTAGGGCTTAATCGAATAACAACTCGGTAATATTAATGACTATACTTTGTAATTACAATGTCACTAAAATTTAAtgtatatttttcagaaaaatatgaaactaacATGAGATATCCATGTTATAAACATGGGATGTCATTTTGCATGTGGacaatttctttatttctttttttgtttctgatacaaggcatatactcaatgtaacaaagagaaagcagaaaaaagtagggataggaactcttgtgtggaacggttcatcacttttgcctcaCAACCCCATAATGCGAAATCAGATGCACGGGTCAGGTTTCACATTGCCATTGGAGCTACCATAGACATGAACACAAATAGAAGCATTTTTGGGTTGCTTTTCGTTGCCATTGTACTTCAAGCTGATGTCACTGAGCTCCACGCCCTCACATGGAGCAACCTCGCTGCACACTAGATTATAAGCTACTGGCGAGAGAAAGGTCCCCACGATATTCCTGTACTTGATATTCTTGATCTTAACTAGAGAAGGATCCtacatggagagaggaaggaTGCTCAAATTTCAAGACTATGATGATATATTTAGCTGTAGTAGAAGCAATGAGGCATACCTTTTTGGGACAGTTAGCAGATGGGCAATAATTCTGATTTATGATGATGGGGTTATAgacattattcatgatgatgtgttcaaagacgaaatcagtggccttcaacctagatggagaagattgaaatgtcttgatcctcaatccATTTGTTGTACCGGTAAGATTGCAGTTACTCACGTTCAGCCCGATTACATCTTTCTCACCAGCATTTTTGCCGAGACTACCGACGCTGATGCCATGGCCTGGGCCGCATAACACCttaaagatggtcaaattggtgCAGCCCGGGCCGATGGAGATGCAGTCATCACCGGTGCCGATGACTGAATTGGCAACCTGGATATTGGTCGAGTCGGCGATGTGAATGCCATCGGTGTTGGGGCTATCTTGAGGAGCACTGATCTTGATGGAATCAAAGATAATGTTTCTTGATTCAAAGACATGAATGTGGAAGAACTTGCTGTCGATAGAAGAAATGCTTTTGATGGTTGCGTTCGTGACGAAACTGAACACCAAGTTCTATACGGTAGCATTGTAATGATTGTCAGTGCAATTCAAAGTAAGAACGAAGTAGTGTTAATATCTGCATGGTTAGAGCAAGGAAGACATGGCTACCATACCATGGGTAAGGGTTTGCAATCATTTGTCTTTTTGCATTGGTTgtaaggccatgcagaagctccttgtccGTTGAATCTTCCACCACCTGAGATAACCAATCCATTAATGTACTGGAAATGGAGCCAATATTGATTGTAATcttcgagatgggtggatgccagtagctgccctttcacttgcatcaccattatGCCTTTGCATGGCCCTTTGAAGATTGTTGGACCGAGCAGGTAT is a window from the Musa acuminata AAA Group cultivar baxijiao chromosome BXJ2-1, Cavendish_Baxijiao_AAA, whole genome shotgun sequence genome containing:
- the LOC104001016 gene encoding exopolygalacturonase-like produces the protein MADGVYNVKDYGAAGDGKTDNTKAFETAWSAACAAQGKATIVIPEGAYLLGPTIFKGPCKGIMVMQVKGQLLASTHLEDYNQYWLHFQYINGLVISGGGRFNGQGASAWPYNQCKKTNDCKPLPMNLVFSFVTNATIKSISSIDSKFFHIHVFESRNIIFDSIKISAPQDSPNTDGIHIADSTNIQVANSVIGTGDDCISIGPGCTNLTIFKVLCGPGHGISVGSLGKNAGEKDVIGLNVSNCNLTGTTNGLRIKTFQSSPSRLKATDFVFEHIIMNNVYNPIIINQNYCPSANCPKKDPSLVKIKNIKYRNIVGTFLSPVAYNLVCSEVAPCEGVELSDISLKYNGNEKQPKNASICVHVYGSSNGNVKPDPCI